AGTATAAATAGGTTCCAGTAccgccctcccccctccctcctaacGGTAACTTTTTCCGTTATAACAGATTTTCTTTTGAGCTATGTCAGGACGTGGGAAGCAGGGTGGCAAGGCGCGCGCAAAAGCCAAGTCTCGCTCTTCCAGAGCAGGCCTGCAGTTTCCCGTCGGCAGAGTTCATCGACTTCTCCGCAAAGGCAACTATGCTGAGCGCACTGGGGCCGGCGCGCCGGTGTACCTGGCGGCGGTGCTGGAGTACCTGACGGCCGAGATCCTGGAGCTGGCGGGCAACGCGGCCCGTGACAACAAGAAGACGCGCATCATCCCGCGCCACCTGCAGCTGGCCATCCGCAACGACGAGGAGCTCAACAAGCTGCTGGGCAAAGTCACCATCGCGCAGGGCGGCGTCCTGCCCAACATCCAGGCCGTGCTGCTGCCCAAGAAGACCGAGAGCCATCACCACAAAGTCCAGGCCAAGTAatgcttccaactcataaagcCCGGCAAAAACATCTTGGAGAAGGGGGCCGGAGGCAAGAGCTTAACTGAAACCAAAGGCTCTTTTCAGAGCCACCCACGGATTCAGAGAAAGAGCTTGGGACAGGTCAAGTGATTTGATGTCGCCAACAGTAAATTACTGATATATTAATAGGACTTTGAAAAGAATCTGTAGTTTTGATGAATTGAGGTTTCTGAACCCGTTCACTTTAAGGGTTAATAACAGCGCAGCTCAAGTTCTTGGGGAAGATGCGGGCATCACAGTGGAACTGTCTTCAGTACCTACTGAAGGTAGGCAGAGTAGCTGCCCTAGCAGACTCCCGGCAGTGGACATGCCATCCTtaaggagtctctggatggtgcaaactgttaacaggctaaaggttggtggttcgagtccacctagaggctcctcGGAAGGAAGATAGGGTTGATGTTCTGCAgaaaaatcagcagttgaaaaccctatgaggcacagttctactctgacacacatggggtggccatgagttggaattgagacttgagggcaacttttttttttttaagagtaagacCTGAATGATGGTTGGGTTAGAAGTAACGGAAGGCTAAACTTGCAGTTTTCAGCTCAACTCCTGACAGCACACCTACAGGATATTAGTAAAGCAGCAAGCAGAGCACCACATACCCCTAGGCTGCATGATTTCTCAAGTGCTTTCTAGCAGGGGATTTCCTTTGAGAGTTGTAGGATGGCTCTCTATTTTAAAATCTGTTAATGTCGTATATTAATAAGCCAAAGAATAAAAGGCATTTACTAATATTTGATGCCTATATTTTATATGaacagccctggtggtaaagtggttaaagcacttggctgctagccaaaggtcagggttccaacccaccagccctttttgggagaaagatgtggcagtctgcttacgtaaaggtttacagccaaagaaccaaacccgttgctgtagactcaattccgactcacagtgaccctataggacagagtagaactgtctcatagggtttctaaagagcggctggtggattcaaagcacCAGgactccaccctgtcctatacggtcactgtaaatcagaatcaactcgatggcaataggtttatattttatatgaaaaatacttattaaaagtgaataaatttatttctttgtgtgtaGGGTATATCTCAAACAAAAGCTTGATACCATTTCAGTGGTGAAATCCTAGTGTCAGTATAAATCAataatatgacaattattcaggaatataaggTACTGAATTTTTCAAGAGGTTGAACTACGGAAAATGAGGTAAAATATTTTGTGGATACTTTTGTGCTGTGTACAAGTAAACATCCACAGAAACAACTGGAAAATGTTAAAGCAGCCAAatgtaaaatctacaaaaataaaaatggcaaTAAATTGGAGAGTGGACCAACAGTAAAAGTCAAATTTACcaaacactatgaaaaataaaattagctaTTTGTAACAAGCCGCTTAAACattcacaaaattaaaaattatttctcttaACAATAGTTACATAAAATAATTCCCAACTCTATAGAATTGAATAAATATAAGAGCTATTTGTTGAAAACAATTATTATACTAAACCTCTTGGGAATCTCAtttagaaagaaaggaaaaataaacctagaaagtgttttaaaattacaaggaagtagtttttaaaaatcttaggttaacatatttgaaaatattgATGAAATGTAAGCATTTTTGGAAAAATACAACTTGCTTGAATTGACCCTAGAAAGCAGTAAGGACTAAGaggaatagaaaaaacaaaaatatggtcATCAATGAGCTACCATCCTCTAAGGccagatttccaaggctgtttccTGTCAGGCCTTTAAGGAAATGATAAATCTAAAGCTAATAAAATACTTGCAGATTATGAAaaaatttaatttgtatttttgaagAAAACACGATAAAACCTATGAAGAAATTTTACTACTAAGTGCACCAGTCTCCACTGTAATTAACAATCCACAAATCTTCCATTAAATAAGAACAACCAATTCTGGTACTCTGGTAACCCATTGAAAAAttaaccaggatccatctaagaAGTGTAAGATTGTTTCAAAGGTGAGTAAAATGCAAGCTTAATTCACTTTATAaagttacaagaaaaaaaagagttaaactCAATAGATGCCTAAAATGCATTTGCTAATATTTAGCTGAAAACATAATTTTATAATATATCATAACATAATTTTCTTTCCCTAACacactctattttttaaaacatgcttTTAGGAACACATGCTGGAATGATGAGAGCAGCCAATCAGAGCAACCACATCTGGCTCAGCCAATAaaagcactgcatccatttctgGGCCAGAGCGATTGCTCTGAAGAGTGAGACAGTGAGCCAAAGAGTACGCAGAGCATTTCAGACCTGGAGCTAAAgcttgttgtttgtttattataGATATTTAAGAATGGGAATATAAAGTTGCCGCCAGTGGTCATGTCTTCTGCTTCTTTTGGCAAATTAAAAGAATAACAATGACAGCAGAGTTGATAAAGTTTGTGGTGGAAGGGAGGAATGATGGAGGAATGGAGAGAATGGATGTACACTTGGATTCCTTTCCTCAAGGACTATTTTCTGTTCCTGTTCTGTGTACTACCTCACTGCAATGCCCTTAACAATACCaattcccttctttttttccttcagctaTTTTCATGTTCAGTTTCCTTTACTTGCAATTACATGCTACTGGCAAATCCAACTTACAATCTTTAAGGATGGGCACAACAGCTAATAAAGTGTGCATGATCCTTAATCCACACCCATCATCATGGTTTTCCTTTTAGGATGAAATTAAATCCTGACCTGTCATTCAGAGGGTAAGTAGATATTAAGAGAACAGAGGAAGGTTGAAATTCCACTAAAGGatggtttttctccttttcaaaaaaaaaaaacaaaaattaaggaaatgaaaagacttgTCTGGGTCCAATCAGGAGAGAGAAACCACATAGTAATTTGAACAGGGAAGGTTTAGtgtaaaaaagtattaaaaaaaaagaaaaagtacataaaagataatatataaagaattaaCTCTTTAAGGaccctatggtgcagtggttaaggtttggctgctaaccaaaagatcggcagttgaaatccaccagctgcttcttggaagccctatggggcaaatcttctctgtcagatggggtcactgtgagtcagaattgaccaacagcaacaggttttttaaggCCTGAGGTAGAGCACAATGGACTGTGATCAAGGCTTTCTTGGGGAGGGCATGGCTGTGGCTCATTATGATGTCAGAGAATTCACTGTGGTACCTAGCTGATGGAACTTGCTGGAAATCTGTCCTCTAGGATGTGAGAGAAAGCCATTCAATGGGCGATGTCTCACTGGAGGCACCTCAATGCAGAATTGTCCAAGGGAAGGTGGTGTAATGGGAAGATGCTGTCCACTGGGTACTGCTACCTACTGTTCCCTGAAGGAGCCAAACACTGGAGAAGCTCTGCTCATTTCAGGGGCTGGACAGTGGGGAAGCCATGCTCTCTGGAGAGGCCTCATGTGATGCAGTAGCCTGCTCAGGAAGTGCACCCAAATTTAAGATGTAAAACCCTTTTCCTCCAGTAATGTCTTTTCAGCACCCTCTACTGACAAGCTTCAGTGACAGCtggtaaaggaaaaatatttaaagggcCCATGTCCATTTTCACAGAGCAGGCAAAAAGGATAAATTTGGAGCTGAGAGGCAATAAGATTGATATAATGGTCAAATACAGGGCATGACTGGTCACTCTCAAGAAAAATTTCGGTGACTTATTAAAGCATTCCTGACATCATCTTCTTGGGCCCACCTCTCCAATTCTTGCCACTGTTGCTAAGAATGAGAGTAACACAAGCAATTTTATCCCTCAAGGATTCCTTGTTATTGTTCTGTGAGTTTTCTAAAATTAGTCAGGACTGAAcattaattcaactaagtttACTTCCAAGGTCTTTCTAAATTGTAGAAATAGAAGCAGTGCCTTAATGTGTATCCTCTGAAACCATGTTTATTGACACCGTTTAACCAAAATCAGCAGCATTACAGTGTCAGTCAAGTACCGGTATCACTTAAAACCTATGACGCCTGCAGGAAGAGACCTGCAAAGTTGTTTCCTTATATATTTACCGATCCAATTGAGAATGCTCACTAATGACTTTCAGTTATTTTTGTACCGATGTAAAAACGAAGTCTCCTGTAATGGAATGCTTTCTCCTTATTGCCACTGCATAAAGGCAAAACCTGCAAAAAGTCACTGCTGCAGTAAGAggtaaactagaaaaaaaaaaaaagcctgtccaCCAGCTCAGGGAGACAACaagaaagtggaaaaaagaacTGGAGAAAGTGGGTGGAGGGAGCAGTAATAAAACCCCAAAAGATatagtctttaaaaataaaaactccagAAAAGTGAGTTGAGCACCAGATTAGACACCGCAGAATTCTCGAGCTGTAATGAATGGCTTGAACAAATGGGTATTTATGTTTCACAATTTAAAGACAGGCATCAGTAAAATGAACTACCCCCTGACTACCAGGACACAGGCTTTTTCTACTTTTCTATTCCACCTGTGTGGTAGAATGTACATAACTCATAATATCTGCAGCCTTTCTTGGAAGAAGGATTGTACTTCTGGGCTACATTAGTGTCACTCTGGAACATATGACTTGCTTTGGTCAAAACAATTGGAGCAGAAATAGCATGTGTAACTTCCAGGTATAAACTTgttctaaccaaaaccaaacccattccatcgagcctgttctgactcatagcgaccatataggactgagtagaactgctctgcagggtttccaaggagcagctggtggagttgaactgccagcctttgggttagcagccaaacagttaaccactgagccaccagggctgctacaTAGCTctttttcctctgccaggagactgGCAATGTTTCAGACAGAGCCTACCCATCAGCCTGGCCCCAACATGAAGTAGGAAATAAAACCATGTTACATATCATGGAGATTTAGGTGTTGTTAACACACAAAATTTCACCTTTCCTGCTCAATACAGAAATTATTATAAGGCATACGGTGTTACCATAGGTTAAAaacaatgcaaaacaaaacagtaaaatcTAAACTTTTGGAATTGGCTTCAGGGATGGGATGGGGACAGAAAGAAATGGGTATTGGGATTTAGGATGATAATTTCCGTTTTGCATCCGTGAAACATTTAGTAAAACTGTTACCTACAGTAACAGAAGACAGATAATTTCTCTATTAATTTTATTAACCCTaatttttgttaaaataaatttaaattatgtGATTTACTGTTAACTACATTTGATGAGgcactacaaagaaaaaaaaaaaatacacaatctCCAGAAGTAATTAGCTGGTTTCCAAATTCtaacccaaataaggaaaccttggaggcatagtggttaagagctcggctgctaacctagatgttggcagttcgaatacaccaggcactgcttggaaaccctctggggcagttctactctgtactgtagggtcgatatgagctggaattgactcgacaacaacaggttttggggtttttttaacccaaaaaaacccattgccgttgagttgattcccactcagtggaactgccccagagggtttccaaggttgtaaaaatttatggaagcagattgccacatctttctcccatggagtggttggtgggttcgaatcacttaCCTTTCATTTAGCGGCttattgcttaaccactgtgccaccagggctactggtTTTCaaataggaatttaaaaaaatgagaaaaaacaatttGTGATCATCTGCTAACTTAATGGTTGGtgattcaagcccacccagctgatctgtggaagaaaggcctggcaatctgtttctataaatattacagccaggaaaacactatcgagcagttctactctataacatatggggttgccatgagtcaagctGACTCAGTGATAATGggctttgttttgtgtttttcctgTTAACTCCAAACAGTTAAAGATAAAATCGAGAAATGATTTAAGCAAGAAAATCCTTTTTAAACTTAGCCTTGTGCAAGTCCCAAATCAAAATGGTACCATCACACTCATTATTAAGTCTATGAATGAACTAAATGTAATGTCTGTAAATAAGTTTGGTTGGCAAAATGTCTCAAGAAAATTAGTGATGGCTTTCCCATTGAAAGTCACTGACGTGCTTTCCCATATGACACATTCAAAGTACCCACTGAGAAAGAGATAAGTAGTTAGGTAGATAGATAAAATCAAATCTCCCAAAGAATAGTGGTTGTGGCTATTGGCACATGTCATAAATGGATAAGAAAAtgcagattttgagaaatataatACTAAAGTGCCACCAACTTGGATAAAAGAGGCTGTAACTCTTCAAGTCACATATTTCTTGGAGATGACCACCACTTCTGGGGGGGAATAAGATGAGCTAAGAAAGCCGCTCAGTCTAAAAGGAGGATTATGTTCTCCAATTTCCTCTTCAAGTCTGGCCAAAGAAGATAATGGAAAAGGAAGGAGCAAGAGCCATAGAGAGCGAAGTTCTGGGGAACTATTCACAGAGTGCAAGAAAGGTGAGAGTGCAGAAGCAGAGATTAATTAGGGACTATGGACTGCCCAGAAAcagtggtggtatagtagttaagagctagggctgctaaccagaaggtccaccaggcgccccttggaaactctatggggcagttctactctgtcctatagggtcgctatgagttggaatagactcgatggcaaagggtttggttttttgggtttttttggtttgtgcacTACCCTGgtgtccctggatgatgcaaatggttaacacgcctggttgcttaccaaaaggttggcaattcaagtcaTCCCAGGGAAGcttcggaatgaaggcctggtgatctactcctaaaaaatcagccattgaaaaccctatggaacagtcctactctgacacacatggggtttccatgagtcagaatcaacttgatggcaactggtgttttttttgttgttgttgttctgttctTTCGttttttattcattgcccaagtataaaccaaaaaaaccaaacccattgccatccagctaattctgacttatggtgaccccaggtgttacagagtagaactgctccatatggttttcttggctataatcttaatggaagcagattgccaggcctttctctgcagtactgctgggtgagtttgaactgacaacttttaggttagtgtggctgttgttaggtggtgttgagtgggttctgactcatagcaacatagcaaccctacatacaacagaacaaaacactgcccggtcctgcaccatcttcacaatcgttgttaggttagtagttgagtgtaaacCATTTTAAATAGCTGCTCACATGATTTCAGACTTCCTTGAACTAGCAATGACTTTGTGTTTCCTCTATAGTTATCTTGTGCATGTTCTAACATAATGTGTTGGGTGTGCATGGGGGAGCAGACACCTTATCTTATTATTTCATGTGTTTCTGGAGCAGGAAAAGCCATATTCACACAGATGagataatataaaaaattatgaacATCAGGTCCGGTGCTGTGATTAAATGGAATTTCTGAGTTGGCTCACTTGGGAAGAGAGTAAGTATAGTTTGTGTGCAGAGAGTGAACTGAATAGTTTTGAACAGAAGCTTGGACTGAGATAGATTATATTATTTCAAAACCATTCCCTGCTCATTGTCATGTGACGTCCAGTTCATGGGACTTGAACCagtagcctgctgtcttaccttctgatcttggatttgtcagcctccgcaGTCCGTGAGCTGGTAGCCTGTCTTCTGACCTGCaggtcttgggtttgtcagccctcgcagctacatgagtcaagataagcctccagcctgatgcctgacccatggacttgggacttgccagcttctacaaccacatgaggcatttgcttgagataaatctctctgtctataaatatatgtatgtatatatatatgtatgtacacacacacacgcttcactgattttgcttctgtagagaacacagcctaagacaaggtATCTGGTTGTACGTAagaagcctcagcagctgctctttattgttgttgtttttgtaaatatatgtatcacacaacatttgccatATTCAACTTTTTAcgggtatacaacttattgatttcaattacattaattggctgtgcaacccttatccttaatcaatgagatttttccatcTCAGTAAATGAAAACTCAGTGTTCCATAAGCAACAACCCTCCCCACTTCCTTCTCCTTgcagcctctggtaaccactaataaactttggtctctatacatttgcctgttcttttttgtttatataaatgaggtcatacagtatttgaccTGCTAGATacatctatgagttggaatagactcgatggtagcaggttatgttttttgttttgatacaattatatgaaacaaaacaagcaacTGCTAAATGTTAGTTATAAATTAAGGCTTATCCAAAGgtgtatttaaaattatatatttatggtTATAAAGCACATAGGTTTCTACCTTAATAAAATGAACCTTAGTGTCCTGGGTAAAAGAACGcttttcataaaacaaaacttatcATTTCATAAAACTATATGTGAAAGAAACCTCAAAGAGTAAATGTAGGATCTGTGAAGGTCAACCAGGAGAAGTCAGACTAAGGGTATTTTTGTCCTCTGTTCAATGTGGCTAAGCTTGAAGTAGAAGAGTCCTAAGCACCCCAAACGCTCACATTCCTACTGTAGGCTTAGATAACTCAGGGTATGGAGTGAGGGAAAGTGCTCAGTTTTATAGGTTTAAGTTTTCTGAGTTATTATAAGGTGAACATCTCATGCTAATCATCAACTTTTCTTCTGATAATCTTTGCATTTCTTCTAAAGAATAGGGTAAGCCAACCATGCTGTTTTGCCCAGCACCAATGGGTTTCCTGGGATTCAGAACTATCAGTGCTAAAATTTGGAAGTTTCAGATAAAATGGGACAACTTGGTCTTCCCATATAGAAACCCAAGGAATATTGTCAGAATGAACGAGTGGGGCGGTGAGGAAATGACAGAATGAAGGACAACTTGCACCTCACATTTGTGTCTGGTAGTGATTATCATAGGAAGTCCTCTGACCAGTATGGCTTGTGTGATGTTTTTACATTCATAGAGCCTTCCATACTAGATGTTGTATTTAGAGATAATAAATCCACCCAATGGCTTGAACGTTTCCTAAAGAATCTTATTCATATAGACTTTACACGAAGAAAGATGTCTGTGACACTCATAGGACTACCATTCCTTAGAGTCCCTGTGGTTCCACCTAagtcagaaaaataaatggagaatAATAAAGAAAGTGTAGTCTTTATGACACCaagttccttctctctcttttttttttttgaagcttcaATTTCCTTCCAGCATTGACTAACACACTGTCAGGAAATGGCTTTCTAAAATGGATATTCTCAAATGATCTTGtctccatcatccatccattcattcaacaaatatgtgccAAGCAGTGTTGAAGggaatttaaaaaaccaaaacttatGCCCTCATGAACCTTATACTGCAAAAAAGAaggtaacaaaaaacaaatataataagAAAATTTATGGTATATTAGTTTGTGATAAGTTCTAAAAgataagtaaaacagaaaatggGTTTAGGATACATACAATGTGAGGgaagttttaattttaaatagggtggtcaaAGAACAACTTACTGAAAAAGTAACATTTAAGCAAGAAAGTGAAAGGTAGTAAGGTGGTTTGCCTAATGACTACCTGGGTGAGGAATGTTCAGCAGAGGAATAAGTAGCTAGTGCAGTGGACTTGAGTCAGAAATGTACCTGGCATGTCCAGGAACAGCCATGTAGACCACAGAGGCTGGAGCAGAGTTGGGGAGGGAGAGTCTGTACGTGCCATGACAAGTAAGAACTGGGTGACAGTTAATGACCTGTTGTTTTTTGCCTCCAGGATTCAGAGTTGGGCTGGAGAGAATCTGGCTTTAGGCTACCATTAGCATATCAGCCCGGGCTTCTACCTTATCTTTAGCCAAACAGACATCCAAGACTGGGCTAAAGAACAATTACCCACTTCTGAGCAAACTGAGTGATCCTTAGGCCCACATGATTAGCTGTTCATTGTTCCTCTCACAGATATTCTCTTTTCTTACCTGCAAGACTGATTAGACATTTGACTTTGTTTCCAGTGTCTCCTCAGAGATCTTGACTATTGTAATTCTGAAGATTCTGCCTGGACATTTTACAGGGAGATAAAAGGCTAGTTATTTAACTGTGAGCTCCTGAAGGCATAGGTGTGTGAATTTCTTCATGTTCCGTTGTTATCCTGGTAAAAGCACCAGGACCTGGAAGACAATTTCTCACCAAAGTAAAAGCTGGAACCAAAGAAGCAAAAACTGAGAATCTTAAGGGGAATGTGTCCAAACCTCCAGATGATGAACCTGGAGGGCTATCATGAAAAGAAATCATGAAACTATAAAAGCATCCCGTACACAACCTGAAGTCCTGGGCCAAAAAGTCAAATCAGAAGAATTCACCTTCACATCAAGTTGGGAGGGATACAGGACCATTCTGAGGCTTGACATGGACAGGACTTCTGGCTAAAACTTGCCAAGAAGGAAATGATAATAAAGACAGAATCTATTACAACAAGAGTAATGAATGTCATATAAGTAGTGTGGGTTtgaaaccacacacacactcacacacctgtCAGAGATGGGATTGAAACCATGCACACAtacccctcccctctcccttgTTTCCTGTGTTACTACTCTTGCTAACCACAGCttgttttcagcaaaattttccagGAAATGCTGACAGTTGATAACTGTGCCCACTGAGCCAGTTCAAGCCAGATCCTGGCACCTGTGCAGACTGACCCGGACCCAATCATCACTGGAAGGGAAGATATTCTTCAGCCCAAAACGTGGACATCCTATGGAGAGTGAATCAGCATTAGGTGCAGACTAACTCTGGACCCAATCATCAGCAGAAGGGAAGATATTCTTCAGCCTACACTTTCACCTCGGCCCCTTTAAGAAGGAGTCCTACAACATGGACATCCTATAAAGGACAAGTCAGCATTCAGGCCTCCAAATTTGGACATTGGAGGGTTCAGGGTGTCAGTACCTGCCCTCTAGGACTCacagaaataaaaagctccctaaCCCTTTCAGACAGGGAACACGCCAGTCTTTTTGTTACTAGGCCCCAcgttgctccttgtctgtgcagacaataaaacttgccactttctgttctcCTTGCAACTGGTATccgtcttatttcatttttttttttttttaataacacaggacaagaacccaagAGGTGTTCGGTTACAGGTTGAGTCTGGTAGACATCACCTGTATCTGAAAATTTGCTTTTTATGGCTTTTAGCTTTAGAATCACAGCTGCCTCCATAATACCTGTAGTTATCAGGCACTTTCTGGAGCCTGTCCTTTCACGACTGCCTTCT
This is a stretch of genomic DNA from Elephas maximus indicus isolate mEleMax1 chromosome 1, mEleMax1 primary haplotype, whole genome shotgun sequence. It encodes these proteins:
- the LOC126076682 gene encoding histone H2A type 1-H-like, which encodes MSGRGKQGGKARAKAKSRSSRAGLQFPVGRVHRLLRKGNYAERTGAGAPVYLAAVLEYLTAEILELAGNAARDNKKTRIIPRHLQLAIRNDEELNKLLGKVTIAQGGVLPNIQAVLLPKKTESHHHKVQAK